TGTGGTGCCCGCAGCCACGCCGAGCATGCCTCGTCTGGTGAGGCGGTGGGTGAGTTCGGGATCCGTCTGGGAAAAGCGGCTCATGCCTGGAACTCCCTGTGATCGAAGGCCGTTGTCAGTGGTGAGTGCTTCACTGGTGACCAGTCGGAAGAGACGGGTCGGTGGGACCGGCGAGCTGGTGCGTGCCGGTCTTAACCGGTCAGCCGAGACCGGCGAATTGGAGCAGGAGTGACTTCACATCGGTGGCCGCGACACGGTCGCCGAGAGCGCGGGGGGTGGAGCAGATGAGGAGCGGACCGTCGTCGTCGCTCGCAGGTATGCGGCCATGGCTGCCGCGAATAGGTGACGGATCCAGGGGCACGACCGCCATGCGGTAGCGCATGCCCAGTTTCTTGCGGGCGAGTGCGGTCGCGGCCTTGACCTTGATGTAGGGGTCGAGGGGATCCATGAAGAGTTCGACCGGGTCGTAGCCGGGTTTGCGATGGATCTCGACCAGTCGCGCGAAGTCGGGCGCGCGGGCGTCGTCGAGCCAGTAGTAGTACGTGAACCAGGCATCGGGCTCCGCGACGGCGACGAGCTCGCCGGAGCGTGGATGGTCGAGATGGTGAGCCTTCTTGCCCTCGTCGTCGAGGAGTTGCTCGATGCCGGGTAGTCCGTCCAGGGCGGTCCGGGTCGCGTCGAGGTCTTCCGGCCGGCGCACGTAGACATGGGCGATCTGGTGGTCGGCGACCGCGAAGGCACGTGACGTCATCGGGTCGAGGTACTCCATGCCGTCCTGGGTGTGCACCTCCAGCAGGCCTGCCCGTCTCAGGGCGCGGTTGATGTCGACGGGCCGGTTCACGCGAGTGATCCCGTACTCGGACAGCGCGACGACGGTACGGCCCTCGGCGCGAGCGTCGTCCAGCAGCGGGGCCATGGCAGCGTCCAGGTCGGCGGCCGCCTTCAGCGAGCGTGGATCGTCCGGGCCGAAGCGCTGCAGGTCGTAGTCGAGATGAGGGAGGTAGCAGAGCGTCAGATCGGGGTGCCGGGTGCGGATGATGTGGCGGGTCGCGTCGATGATCCAGCGGCTGGAGACCAGGTCCGCGCCGGGGCCCCAGAAGTGGAAGAGCGGGAAGGCGCCCAGCTTCTCGGTGAGTTCGTCGTGCAGGGCGGGCGGCCGGGTGTAGCAGTCGGGTTCCTTGCGGCCGTCGGAGTAGTAGATCGGACGGGGGGTGACGGTGATGTCGGTGTCGGCGCCCATGGCGTACCACCAGCAGATATTCGCGACGGTGTAGCCGGGATGCGCGCGGCGGGCGGCGTCCCAGAGCTTGTCGCCGGCGACCAGTCCGTTGTGCTGGCGCCACAGGAGTACGTCGCCGAGGTCGCGGAAGTACCAGCCGTTGCCGACGATGCCGTGCTCCGACGGGTGGGTGCCGGTCAGGAAGGTGGACTGGGCGGCGCAGGTGACCGCGGGCAGGACGGTGCCGAGCGGCGCGCGGGAGCCGGACTGGGCGAGCGTCTTGAGGTGGGGCATGTGGTCGAGGAGACGCGGGGTGAGGCCGACGACGTCGAGGACGAGGAGAGGGGTGGGACATCCCAGGGTGGTGGCCTCCGGTCGGGGTGCTGGGCGGCCACGCGGTGAGGAGGCCGGGGCAGCCGGGTCCGGTCGCTCGGTCACGGCAGCTCCTTCAGGCCGAGGTCCGTCAACAGATCGCGGGCGAGGGTGAGTTCGGCGGCGATGCCGTCGGCGAGCTGGCTGCGGGCGCGAGGTCGCAGTTCGGTCGGGAGGGCCTGCCAGGTGTACGTCTCGACCTCGAGGTGCCGGGTGAGCGGGTGCGGGCCACCGACGAGCCGCGTCAGTGCCGCCCTGAGGACGGAGAGTGTGGAGGTGAGGGGCGCGGCGGGGGCCGCGTGGAGCGGGACGTGGAAGTGGGCGCGCCATGGGGAGGCGTCGGGCAGGGCGTCGCCCTTGAGGGCCTCGCCCAGGTCGTCGGTGCCGCGCAGGCCGGCGGCGGTGGGCGTGCGGGTCTGGTGCAGGAAGCGGGGTTCGTCGAAGGTGGCGAGGGCGTCGCGGACGTCGGGGAGATGGGGGTGTTCGGCGTGCAGGGCGGCTGAGAGCTGGGATTTGACGACGGGGACGCGGGCTTCGGTGAGCGCGTCCAGGGCGGTGTGCGGATCTTCGAAGGAGGTGGCGAGGTGACAGGTGTCGACGCAGATGCCGATGCGGTCGTGCCCGACAGCGGTGAGCGGGGCGATGGCGTCGGCGGTGGTCTCGATGATGCAGCCGGGCTCGGGTTCGAGTCCGACGCGGATGTCGCGGCCGGTCAACTCCCGCAGAGCGTCGAGGCGTTCGGCGAGCGTGACCAGGGCGGTGCGGGCGGCCTCGGCGCGTCGGTCGTCGTAGTGGGTGCGCCAGGCGAGGGGCAGGGTCGAGATGCTGCCTTGGCTGACGTCGTCGGGGAGGAGACCGGCGAGGACGCGGGCCAGGGAGGTGGTGTGTTCGAGGCGTTCGGGATCGGCCCAGTCCGGCTTGTACACGCGGTACTTGACTTCTTCGTCACCGAATCCCTCATACGGGAAGCCGTTGAGGGTGACGACCTCGAGGCCGCGCCGGTCGAGTTCGGTGCGCAGGCCGCGCAGGGCGGACGGGTCCGAGACGAGGGCGTGGGCGGCGTCCTTGGCGAGCCACAGGCCGATGC
Above is a window of Streptomyces sp. DT2A-34 DNA encoding:
- the eboE gene encoding metabolite traffic protein EboE; translated protein: MRFRHPDGSTVHLAYCTNVHPAETLDGVLAQLRDHCEPVRRGLGRDRLGIGLWLAKDAAHALVSDPSALRGLRTELDRRGLEVVTLNGFPYEGFGDEEVKYRVYKPDWADPERLEHTTSLARVLAGLLPDDVSQGSISTLPLAWRTHYDDRRAEAARTALVTLAERLDALRELTGRDIRVGLEPEPGCIIETTADAIAPLTAVGHDRIGICVDTCHLATSFEDPHTALDALTEARVPVVKSQLSAALHAEHPHLPDVRDALATFDEPRFLHQTRTPTAAGLRGTDDLGEALKGDALPDASPWRAHFHVPLHAAPAAPLTSTLSVLRAALTRLVGGPHPLTRHLEVETYTWQALPTELRPRARSQLADGIAAELTLARDLLTDLGLKELP
- a CDS encoding nucleotide pyrophosphatase/phosphodiesterase family protein, with the translated sequence MGCPTPLLVLDVVGLTPRLLDHMPHLKTLAQSGSRAPLGTVLPAVTCAAQSTFLTGTHPSEHGIVGNGWYFRDLGDVLLWRQHNGLVAGDKLWDAARRAHPGYTVANICWWYAMGADTDITVTPRPIYYSDGRKEPDCYTRPPALHDELTEKLGAFPLFHFWGPGADLVSSRWIIDATRHIIRTRHPDLTLCYLPHLDYDLQRFGPDDPRSLKAAADLDAAMAPLLDDARAEGRTVVALSEYGITRVNRPVDINRALRRAGLLEVHTQDGMEYLDPMTSRAFAVADHQIAHVYVRRPEDLDATRTALDGLPGIEQLLDDEGKKAHHLDHPRSGELVAVAEPDAWFTYYYWLDDARAPDFARLVEIHRKPGYDPVELFMDPLDPYIKVKAATALARKKLGMRYRMAVVPLDPSPIRGSHGRIPASDDDGPLLICSTPRALGDRVAATDVKSLLLQFAGLG